A stretch of DNA from Gemmatimonas sp.:
TCACTGGCATGTTGCAGGCGATATCGAACCACGGGTCGCCCGAGTCCTGCTCGATCTCCACCATGCAGATGCGGCAGTTGCCCGGCACCGACAGCTGCGGATGCCAGCAGAAGTGCGGGATCTCCACACCATTGGCGCGCGCAGCCTGGATGACGGTCTGCCCGTCGACGGCCTGCATCGGCACGCCATCAATGGCGAAGTCGAGCATCTTCTTGGCGGCCGGCATCACGGCATCACTCACGAGGCAGCTCCGACGAGCGCATTCGCGAACGGAGACGTCGCGAACGGAGACGTCGCGAACGGGTCGTCGACGGTCAGGTTGCCGTCGTACATGGAGCGTCCGTTCGTGATGTAGTACTCGAACTCTTCACGGTAGTGATCGAGGATAGCCGAACAGGCGTACCCCGCCGAATCACCGAGACTGCAGATGGTGGTACCGTCGTTCGCCTCGGAGATCTTGTACAGCTGGTCGATGTCCTCGGGGCGTCCACCGCCGGCCACGATACGATTCAGAATGCGCTCCATCCAGCCCATTCCCTGACGGCACGGTGTGCACTGACCGCACGACTCATGGTGGTAGAAGCGCTGAATGACCGCCGCCAAGCGCACCATGCAGGTGCCTTCGGCGATGGCGATCATGCCGCCCGAGCCGACCTGCGAACCCGCCGCTACCGCCGAGTTGTGGTCGAGGGTGACGCCTTCGATTTCGCTGGCGCTGAGCAGCTTGGTGGAGACGCCGCCGGGGATGATGCACTTGAGCGCCTTCCCGTTCTGCATGCCACCGCAGTCTTCGTAGATGAACTTCGTCCACGAGTAGCCGTACTCGACCTCGTACACGCCCGGCTTGGCGATATGGCCGGAAATCGAGATCATCTGTGTGCCTGGGCTCTTGGGCGTGCCCACCTTCCTGAATTCCGTAGCCCCAAGGCGGAGGATCACCGGCACGTTCGCCAGTGTTTCCACGTTGTTCACGACGGTGGGCTTCTGGTACAGCCCCTTCACCGTGAGACGGGGCGGCCGATTGCGCGGCCAGCCCTTCTTGCCTTCGAGCGACGCCAGCATGGCCGACGCCTCGCCGCACACATACGAGCCGGCGCCGCGATACAGCACCACGTCGAGCGAGTAGCCGGTGCCGAGAATGTTCTCGCCAAGTAGCCCTGCGGCGTACGCCTCTTCGATGGCCTCGGCCATGCGACGATGCGCCAGATCGAACTCGCCGCGGATGTAGATGAACGCGTGACGCCCTTCCAGCGCGTACGAGCCGATGATCAGCCCTTCGAGCGCCATGTGCGGCACGCACTCCATGAGCCAGCGGTCCTTGAAGGTGCCCGGCTCGCCTTCGTCGGCATTCATGCAGACGTAGTGCGGCTCACCGTCACCCAACTTGACCACGCCCCACTTGCGACCGGCCGGAAACGCCGCGCCGCCGTGCCCGAGCAGGCCCGCGGCCGCGACTTCCTTGGTCACGTCGGTCGGTGTCATGCGCAGCGCCTTCTCCAACGCCTGGTAGCCGAGGCGCGTGCGATACTCGACGAGCGTGTGCGACGTCTCGGTCACGGGGAAGTTCATGAAGAATTTCACAGCGTCCCCTTCAACTCAGTGAGGAGTGCGTCCACCGAGGCCGGCGTCAGGTTCTCGAAGTAGGCGTCGCCCACCATCATCATCGGCGCCGTGCCACAGGAGGCCAAGCATTCCACCGTCGTCAGCGTGAACTGTCCATCGGCGGTGGTTTCGCCGGGCTTGATGCCGAGGCGCCCGCAGAGATGCTTCACCAGTCCTTCGGCACCACGCAATGAGCAGCTCACATTGTGGCAGACCTGGATGTGATGCTTGCCCAGCGGCACGCGCGTGAACTGCGTGTAGAAAGCCACGACTTCATCGATCTGTGTGCGCGGGACGCCCAGGTATGCGGTGAGGTCGCTGATATCTTCGTCGGCGATGTAGCCGCGCTCTTCCTGAATGCGACGCAGCGCGGGAATCGAGAGCGAACCGTCGAAGCCAGCCGGATAGCGGCCCTTCCACTGTTCGAACTCGGGAATCAAGCGTTGGACGAGACCGGTCATCGATCGCACTCCCCACCGATCATGTTCACGGAGCCGAACGTGGTGACGATGTCGGCGAGCTGATAGCCATCGAGCATGCGGTGGACACCACCCATGTGCACGAAACTGGGCGACCGCACGTGCACTTTGTGCGGCGTGCCGCCACCGGTGCTCACGAGGAAGAATCCGAGCTCGCCGTTGGGCGCTTCGTGCGCCAGGTAGATCTCGCCGGGCGGCACCGACGGGCCTTCCATCACGAGCTTGAAGTGGTTGATCAACGATTCGATCTCGTTGTACACCAGCGCCTTCTCGGGAAACACGCAGCGGCGATCGTCGACATTGATCGGACCGTCGGGCATCATGTCCATCAGCTGGCGGATCATGTACACCGACTCGTCCATCTCGCGCATGCGCACGTAATACCGATCGTAGTTGTCGCCGTTGATACCCACCGGCACATCGAAATCGAGCTCGGCGTACGCCAGATACGGCGTATCCTTGCGCAAGTCGCGGGGCACGCCGGTGGAACGCAGAATGACACCGGTAAAACCCCAATGCAGCGCGTCGGCGGTGCTGATCGTTCCCACGTTGCGCAACCGATCGATGAAGATGCGATTGCGATCGACCAAGCCGTGTACGCGCGCGATGTACGTTTCGTACTCGGCCAGAATCTCGCGCAGGCGGGTGAACCAACCGTCAGGCACGTCGTTGGCGAGCCCGCCAATGCGGCCATACGAGTACGTCACGCGCGCGCCGGTAAGCGCGGCGAGATGCTCGTACATGAAGTCGCGCACCGTGACGAGGTACAGGAACGCCGTCATCGCACCGAGTTCCATGAGACTCGCCGCCACGCACGTGAGGTGGTCGGTGATGCGTGAGTACTCGGAAAGCAGCGTGCGCAGATACTTGGTGCGCGGCGTGATCTCGATGCCCATCATCTGCTCCACGGCATCACAGTACGCGAAGTCGTTGATCAGAGCCGAGCAGTAGTTCAGACGGTCGACGTACGGAATGAGATTGTGCCAGGTGTGATCCTCGCACTCCTTCTCGAAGCCGCGATGCAGGTAGCCGCAGTGCACGTCGGTGCGCAGCACCTTCTCGCCATCGAGCTCGGCGATGATCTGCACCGTGCCGTGGGTGGCGGGGTGCGACGGGCCGATGTTGACGATGACGGTGTCGTCGCGCTCGTGCGTGGTGAACGCGGAGCGGACCGGATTCGGGATGCTAGCGGACAAGGGTACCCTGCGGCGGACGGTAGGGGACCAGCGGCTGCTCCAGCTGCTTGGGGTAGTCCTTACGCAGCGGATGTCCCGAAAAGCCTTCGTACAGCAGAATGGGGCGCAGATCGTCGTTGCCGCGGAACACGATGCCGTACATATCGTGGCATTCGCGCTCCATGTAGCCGGCCGATCCGAACAACGACTTGAGCGTGTCCACGGTGGGATCGCTCGCACTCACGCGCGTTTTCAGCCGCACGCGCACCTTGTGCGTGGTCGAGTAGAAATGGTGCACGACTTCGAAACGCAGAGCGTCGTCGGGCCAGTCGATGGCGGTGACGTCGAGAAAGAGGTCGAACGCGAACTGCGACTTCAGGCGCTCAGCCACCGGGAGCAGCGCCGCCGGGTCGAGCTGCAGCACCAGCACCCCATGCTGCACGCCGTGCGACTCGATACCGGAACTCGGTGCGAACTGCTGCTCAACGAGATCGAGAAACGGGGTGGTCACGATCAGAACGACTCGTTCACAATGAGATGCTTCCCGTTGGCGATCTTTTCCTGCAGCTGCATGATGCCGTCGATCACCATCTCGGGGCGCGGCGGACATCCCGGCACGTAGACATCCACCGGAATGATGCGATCGATGCCTGGGAGTGACGCATAGTTCTGATAGAACCCGCCCGAGGTTGCGCACACGCCGAACGCCATGACCCACTTCGGCTCGCACATCTGTTCGTACACCTTGAGCAGAATCGGCGCCTGCTTCTGCGTGACGGTGCCGACCACCATGAGCAGGTCGGCCTGACGGGGCGAGAAACGGGGCAGGGCGGCGCCGAAGCGGTCGGTGTCGTAGGCTGACGCGCTGACGGCCATGAACTCCATGGCGCAGCAGGCGGTCACGAACGGGTAGGGGAAGAGCGAGAACTTGCGTGCCCAACCCACCAGTTCGTCCTTGCGGGTCGTGAGATACTCGAACGACGCGGACTTGGTGTGCGTGGTCGCCGGCGTGGATGCGGCCGGAAAGCCGAAAGCGTCCACGATGGGAAGCGGTTTGCCGTACATGATTACTCCGTCACCGCTTCCAGAATGCGCGCCTTGTAGACGTACAGCAGGCTGATGACCAGCAGAAAGATGAACAGCGCCAGCGTGAACATCAGGAACCCCGAGAGCGGCTTGGCGCCCAGTGCCCAGACGAACAGGAACATCGTCTCGAGGTCGAACAGAATAAAAATGATGGCCACCGCGTAGTACTTGATGGGCACCGCCTTCACATTCACGAAATCCACTGGCGTCGCACCGCATTCGAAGGGCTCGAACTTGGTGCTCGTCATCGCCGGCTTGGGACCGAGCCACGCGTTCAGCGTGAGCACGAGTCCCAGAAATCCGACGATCGCCAGCAGATAGAGGATGAAGGTCACATAGGGGCTCATCATTCTGAAACTAGCGCCTGAGCCCACCTCGCGCCTAGTTCTGCGATCGATGGCCCAGTCGGAGCGCCTACGGGGTGCCCAGGATCGCCGTGCGCACCGTCGTCAACAACGAATCCGCCGAGAACGGCTTGGCGAGGAAGTGCGTGGCGCCCTCGCGCAGCGCGGCGTGTCGACGTTCCGTCGTGGCCAGTCCGCTCATCGCCACGATTCGCACGGTTGCATCGATCGCCCGAATTGCCCGGATCGCCGCGATCCCGTCCATTACCGGCATCATGAGGTCAGTCAGGACCAGCGCGATGTCAGAGCGGTGTGCAGTGAATTGCACCACCCCCTCCGAGCCATTGCTGGCGGCGAGCACGCGGTAGCCGGCGCGACGGAGCGTGGTTTGCAGAAGACGACGGATCGAGTCCTCGTCGTCGATGACCAGAATGCACTCGTCGGCACCCTGCGGCATGGTCGCCGCGGGATCGGGCGCCAATGCCGCCGGCGTCGTCGTCGAAGCGGGAAGCGACACCCTGAACGTCGTGCCGATACCCGGCGTGCTCTCGACCTGAAAGAATCCGCCGTGGCTGCGTACGATCGCGTGCGAGGTGGAGAGCCCGAGTCCAGACCCCTCGCCGATGCCTTTGGTGGTGAAGAACGGGTCGAAGATCTTGTCGAGGTGCTCGGGTGCTATGCCGTGACCCGTGTCGCGCACCTCGATCTGCAGGTACGGGCCGGCGGACAGTTCAGGCTCGGAAATATCGGCGGCGTGCAGCTCCACGTTGCGCGCCGAGATCGTGATCGTGCCACCCTCCGGCATCGCGTCTTTCGCATTCAGCAGCAGGTTGAGCAACACCTGCTGAATCTGCGTCGAGTCGCCGACGAACGTCCACAGGTGTTCCGGCAGTGACGTGTGGAGCTCTACGTTGGCTGTGAGGCGATCGCTCACCAGCCGCAACACATCGCGCAACACGGCCGGCAGGCTGAGAACCACGCGCAGCCCTTCGACCCCCCGCGCATACGACAACACCTGCCGGACCATGTCGGCGCCCCGGCGCGCGCTCGCCTCAATCGTGTCGAGCACCTCACGCTGTGCGTCGAAGCCCGCCTCCGCCTTGAGCACCTCGATCGACAGCATGATCGGGGCAAGTACGTTGTTCAGGTCGTGCGCAATCCCGCCCGCCAGCGTGCCGATGCCTTCCATGCGCTGCGCGCGCGCCACACGCGCCTCGAGCTGCCGGCGTTCAGCCTCATGACGCTTCTTCTCCGTGATATCACGCACTACGCCGATCACCTGGCGCGTATCGACCTGCGGGTGCACGCTCCACGACAACCAGCGATACGACCCGTCCTTGCACCGGTACCGGTTCTCGATGTCCCGCATCGACTGTCCCGGAAAAATCTTCTTCCGGTCGGCAAAAACTTTGTCCCGGTCGTCGGGGTGCACAAACTCGATCAACGGACGACTGGTGAGCTCCTCGGCGGTCCATCCCAGGCATCGTGTCCAGGCGGGATTCACGTGGGTGAACCAGCCGTCGTAGTTGGCGATGCTGAGCATGTCGAGCGACAGGTCGAAGAACCGATCGCGCTCGTCCAGGGCGCGTTGGCGCGCAGTGACATCCTCGGTCATGCGCACGATGTACGCCGGGGCGCCGTCGTCCCCGCGAATCACGGAGAGGTGGACGTCACCCCAGATCTCGCGACCGTCGGCGTGGACGAAACGCGTCGTGACCATGTCGCTGCTCCGCACGCCCGACAGCAGCTCGTGCAAGGCGCGGGCATCGAGCGTCTGGTCGTCGGCGTGCATCACCGACGTCAGCGCGCGGCCGCAGAGGGCGGTTTCGTCGAAGCCGAGCAGACGGCAAAATGCGCCGTTCGTTTGGACGATCTGACCGTCGGCATCGGTGATGACCATGCCGATAGCGACGTCACGGAAGGTCTGCCTCAGCGCGTCGGAACTTGAAACGGTCACGGGTCCGGTATGGTCGGGCTGGGATCTGCGTGGTTGCTCGTCATCGCAACGCTGTGAAGTGTAGACGCTTGTACCGTGCGAAGGCTACTGGATCGTCGCGGCGAACCGTCGCAACCGCAAACTGTTCGAGACCACACTCACCGAGCTGAAGGCCATCGCGGCACTGGCCAGAATGGGGCTGAGCAGCAGTCCGAAGGCGGGATATAATACACCCGCTGCCACCGGAATACCGATCACGTTGTAGACGAAGGCCCAGAACAGGTTCTGTTTCATCGTGCGCATGGTCCGTCGCGAGAGCGCGATGGCCTGGGCCGCCGTCCGCAGATCGCCGCGCATCAGTACAATATCCCCCGCCTCGATGGCGACGTCGGTACCGGTGCCGATCGCCATGCCGACATCGGCTTGCGCCAGGGCCGGGGCGTCGTTGATGCCGTCGCCGATCATCGCCACTACACGTCCCAAGGCCTGCAGGCGGGTGATCTCCGCGACTTTGCCGGCCGGGAGCACCCCCGCGACCACGCGATCGATGCCAGCCAGGCGCGCTACCGCGTCGGCGGTACGCTGATTGTCGCCCGTGAGCATCACGACCTCGAGACCCATGGCGTGCAATTGCGTGATCGCGGCCCGTGAACTCTCCTTGATGGGATCGGCGACGGCGATCACGCCGGCGAGTACGCCATCGATCGCCACGAACATCGGCGTCTTGCCGTCATTGGCCAAGCGATCCACATCGGCCTGCGCCGATGCCGTATCCACCGAATAGTCGGCCATGAGCGCCGCGTTCCCGACGGCGATCGCGACGTCGCGGCCCGTCGTCGCGTCGCCATCACGCACGACGCCGATCGCGCCGCGGCCGGTCTGCGATTCGAAGCTGTGGGGTTCAGTCACCGTGAGCCCCAGCCCCCGCGCATGGCGCACGATCGCATCGGCCAACGGATGTTCGCTGCGTGACTCGATCGACGCGACCAGCCGCAGCAGGTCGTGCTCGCGACCCACGAACGCGCCGTCGATGGCGAGGACCACGTCGGTGACCGCGGGCTTCCCCTCGGTGACCGTGCCGGTCTTGTCGAGCACCACCGTGTTGAGATCGCCGGCGCGCTGCAGGGCTTCGCCCCCCTTGATGAGCACACCCAGCTCGGCTCCCTTCCCGGTCGCCACCATGACGGCGGTCGGCACGGCCAGGCCCATTGCACAGGGGCAGGCGATGATCAGCACGGCCACCGACGCGGCAAAGGCGCGCACCGCCGGTGCGCTATCCGCCGCGACGAACCACACCATGAACGTGAGCACCGCCAGCGACAGAACGACCGGCACAAAGATGCCCGAGATGTGATCGGCCAGCCGTTGAATCGGCGCCCGCGAGCCCTGCGCATCGCGCATCAGCTTCACGATCTGCGCCAGTACGCTATCGCCACCCAGCGTGGTGGCGCGGAATCGAAAGGCGCCGGTGGCGTTGATGGTGCCGCCGATCACGCGGTCGCTAACCCCCTTCGTGACCGGCATCGATTCCCCGGTCAGCATGCTCTCATCGACGGCGCTGCTACCGGCGAGCAGCTCGCCGTCAACAGGAATGCGCTCGCCGGGGCGCACGATCACGGTATCGCCGGCCATCACCGACTCGACCGGCAAGTCGAGCTCCTGCTCGTCGCGCAGCACGCGCGCGGTTTTCGGCTGCAGGTGTACCAACGCCCGCAACGCCGACGAAGTGCGCTGCTTGGCGCGCGCCTCGAACATATTGCCGGTGAGAATCAGCGCGATGATGAGCACCACGGCTTCGTAGTACACATCGGGTGCCACCCCCCGACGCACGAAGAATTCGGGGGCGACGGTTGCCACCACGGAGTACAGAAACGCGGCGCCGGTACCGACCGCCACGAGGGTGTTCATGTCGGCGGCGTGATGGCGAAAGGCGGACCACGCACCGGTGTAGAAGTGCCGTCCGGCCCAGGTCATCACGCCCAGCGTGAGCGCCAGCAGCAGCCAGGTGGTGACGCGCGGATCGATGGCGTACATCCACGGCGCCACACGGCGGAGCGCGGGGTCAAGCACCGTCATCGACCAGCGCATGAAGGGATCGCCGACGGCGGACGCGCCGCCGTGCGCGTGCATGGTGGCCGCCAGCTGGCTCATGAGCGGCATGGAGATGATCATGGCCATCGCCCCGGCGATGCCACTCACGATCGCCTTGCGGCGCAGGGTGAGGTACTCCGTGGTGGTCGCGCGATCGCGCGCTTCCTGCTCTTCAAATGCCGACTGATCCGGCGGGGCCAGCGCGGCCCCGTACCCCGTGTCGACAATGGCCGCCACGAGGGCGTCAGGCGACGTGGCGGTCGGATCGAAGGTCACGGTCGCATTGTGCATCATGAGATTGACCGTCGCGTCGCTGACGCCCGGCTGTTTCTGCAGCGTGCGCTGCACTCGTGACTGGCACGCGGCGCACGTCATACCGCTGACCGGAATGCGAATGGTGTCCATTAAACCTCCTGGTGGCCCGTGGGCGCCGTTAGGCGACGGCGATCACGGAACCGCGCAGCATGCTCATGCCGCACATGAATGCGTAGGTCCCAGCCTTGGGTGGTGTGATCTCGATCGTCGTCTGTTGCCCGGTCGGGAGAAATCTGCGGATCCCGAAGTCGGGGAAGACGACCTCGTCGGAACAGCTCCCGGTATCCCGTCGGTCAAAGATCAGGCGGACAGGCTGTCCCGCCGGGACCTGCACCGACTGCGGGCTGTAGCCGCCGTCGACCGTGATCGTGATGCTCGGCGGTCCCGCAGCCGCCGTGGCCCCGGACGTGGCGGTGGACGCCACGGCCGAGGCGGTGACCGACGCGGTCACCGGCGACGACGCGAAGAAGTACCAGTTGACCCAGGCGATGGTGGCG
This window harbors:
- a CDS encoding cupredoxin domain-containing protein, which gives rise to MTGIEWIVVLGGTATIAWVNWYFFASSPVTASVTASAVASTATSGATAAAGPPSITITVDGGYSPQSVQVPAGQPVRLIFDRRDTGSCSDEVVFPDFGIRRFLPTGQQTTIEITPPKAGTYAFMCGMSMLRGSVIAVA
- the nuoE gene encoding NADH-quinone oxidoreductase subunit NuoE; the encoded protein is MTGLVQRLIPEFEQWKGRYPAGFDGSLSIPALRRIQEERGYIADEDISDLTAYLGVPRTQIDEVVAFYTQFTRVPLGKHHIQVCHNVSCSLRGAEGLVKHLCGRLGIKPGETTADGQFTLTTVECLASCGTAPMMMVGDAYFENLTPASVDALLTELKGTL
- the nuoF gene encoding NADH-quinone oxidoreductase subunit NuoF, which produces MKFFMNFPVTETSHTLVEYRTRLGYQALEKALRMTPTDVTKEVAAAGLLGHGGAAFPAGRKWGVVKLGDGEPHYVCMNADEGEPGTFKDRWLMECVPHMALEGLIIGSYALEGRHAFIYIRGEFDLAHRRMAEAIEEAYAAGLLGENILGTGYSLDVVLYRGAGSYVCGEASAMLASLEGKKGWPRNRPPRLTVKGLYQKPTVVNNVETLANVPVILRLGATEFRKVGTPKSPGTQMISISGHIAKPGVYEVEYGYSWTKFIYEDCGGMQNGKALKCIIPGGVSTKLLSASEIEGVTLDHNSAVAAGSQVGSGGMIAIAEGTCMVRLAAVIQRFYHHESCGQCTPCRQGMGWMERILNRIVAGGGRPEDIDQLYKISEANDGTTICSLGDSAGYACSAILDHYREEFEYYITNGRSMYDGNLTVDDPFATSPFATSPFANALVGAAS
- the nuoD gene encoding NADH dehydrogenase (quinone) subunit D, whose translation is MSASIPNPVRSAFTTHERDDTVIVNIGPSHPATHGTVQIIAELDGEKVLRTDVHCGYLHRGFEKECEDHTWHNLIPYVDRLNYCSALINDFAYCDAVEQMMGIEITPRTKYLRTLLSEYSRITDHLTCVAASLMELGAMTAFLYLVTVRDFMYEHLAALTGARVTYSYGRIGGLANDVPDGWFTRLREILAEYETYIARVHGLVDRNRIFIDRLRNVGTISTADALHWGFTGVILRSTGVPRDLRKDTPYLAYAELDFDVPVGINGDNYDRYYVRMREMDESVYMIRQLMDMMPDGPINVDDRRCVFPEKALVYNEIESLINHFKLVMEGPSVPPGEIYLAHEAPNGELGFFLVSTGGGTPHKVHVRSPSFVHMGGVHRMLDGYQLADIVTTFGSVNMIGGECDR
- a CDS encoding PAS domain S-box protein, yielding MTVSSSDALRQTFRDVAIGMVITDADGQIVQTNGAFCRLLGFDETALCGRALTSVMHADDQTLDARALHELLSGVRSSDMVTTRFVHADGREIWGDVHLSVIRGDDGAPAYIVRMTEDVTARQRALDERDRFFDLSLDMLSIANYDGWFTHVNPAWTRCLGWTAEELTSRPLIEFVHPDDRDKVFADRKKIFPGQSMRDIENRYRCKDGSYRWLSWSVHPQVDTRQVIGVVRDITEKKRHEAERRQLEARVARAQRMEGIGTLAGGIAHDLNNVLAPIMLSIEVLKAEAGFDAQREVLDTIEASARRGADMVRQVLSYARGVEGLRVVLSLPAVLRDVLRLVSDRLTANVELHTSLPEHLWTFVGDSTQIQQVLLNLLLNAKDAMPEGGTITISARNVELHAADISEPELSAGPYLQIEVRDTGHGIAPEHLDKIFDPFFTTKGIGEGSGLGLSTSHAIVRSHGGFFQVESTPGIGTTFRVSLPASTTTPAALAPDPAATMPQGADECILVIDDEDSIRRLLQTTLRRAGYRVLAASNGSEGVVQFTAHRSDIALVLTDLMMPVMDGIAAIRAIRAIDATVRIVAMSGLATTERRHAALREGATHFLAKPFSADSLLTTVRTAILGTP
- a CDS encoding heavy metal translocating P-type ATPase, coding for MDTIRIPVSGMTCAACQSRVQRTLQKQPGVSDATVNLMMHNATVTFDPTATSPDALVAAIVDTGYGAALAPPDQSAFEEQEARDRATTTEYLTLRRKAIVSGIAGAMAMIISMPLMSQLAATMHAHGGASAVGDPFMRWSMTVLDPALRRVAPWMYAIDPRVTTWLLLALTLGVMTWAGRHFYTGAWSAFRHHAADMNTLVAVGTGAAFLYSVVATVAPEFFVRRGVAPDVYYEAVVLIIALILTGNMFEARAKQRTSSALRALVHLQPKTARVLRDEQELDLPVESVMAGDTVIVRPGERIPVDGELLAGSSAVDESMLTGESMPVTKGVSDRVIGGTINATGAFRFRATTLGGDSVLAQIVKLMRDAQGSRAPIQRLADHISGIFVPVVLSLAVLTFMVWFVAADSAPAVRAFAASVAVLIIACPCAMGLAVPTAVMVATGKGAELGVLIKGGEALQRAGDLNTVVLDKTGTVTEGKPAVTDVVLAIDGAFVGREHDLLRLVASIESRSEHPLADAIVRHARGLGLTVTEPHSFESQTGRGAIGVVRDGDATTGRDVAIAVGNAALMADYSVDTASAQADVDRLANDGKTPMFVAIDGVLAGVIAVADPIKESSRAAITQLHAMGLEVVMLTGDNQRTADAVARLAGIDRVVAGVLPAGKVAEITRLQALGRVVAMIGDGINDAPALAQADVGMAIGTGTDVAIEAGDIVLMRGDLRTAAQAIALSRRTMRTMKQNLFWAFVYNVIGIPVAAGVLYPAFGLLLSPILASAAMAFSSVSVVSNSLRLRRFAATIQ
- a CDS encoding NADH-quinone oxidoreductase subunit B gives rise to the protein MYGKPLPIVDAFGFPAASTPATTHTKSASFEYLTTRKDELVGWARKFSLFPYPFVTACCAMEFMAVSASAYDTDRFGAALPRFSPRQADLLMVVGTVTQKQAPILLKVYEQMCEPKWVMAFGVCATSGGFYQNYASLPGIDRIIPVDVYVPGCPPRPEMVIDGIMQLQEKIANGKHLIVNESF
- a CDS encoding NADH-quinone oxidoreductase subunit A, with amino-acid sequence MTFILYLLAIVGFLGLVLTLNAWLGPKPAMTSTKFEPFECGATPVDFVNVKAVPIKYYAVAIIFILFDLETMFLFVWALGAKPLSGFLMFTLALFIFLLVISLLYVYKARILEAVTE
- a CDS encoding NADH-quinone oxidoreductase subunit C, coding for MTTPFLDLVEQQFAPSSGIESHGVQHGVLVLQLDPAALLPVAERLKSQFAFDLFLDVTAIDWPDDALRFEVVHHFYSTTHKVRVRLKTRVSASDPTVDTLKSLFGSAGYMERECHDMYGIVFRGNDDLRPILLYEGFSGHPLRKDYPKQLEQPLVPYRPPQGTLVR